A part of Candidatus Electrothrix aestuarii genomic DNA contains:
- a CDS encoding zonular occludens toxin domain-containing protein, whose amino-acid sequence MSVELLWSYTGGGKSMYAMTRAQEHLFEGGIVGLNFHLEEDWAFIMALSHPDVVKGTLDYEDCVKSLLDRCFYIGQVHTCYELAEKYKDRCIGYAAKRFERKILIVIDEAGLYLNTRDYRKNFPWVEFFTQHRKLRLDIILIAHHIRFIDNQAQHLISYSTRVVNLHEELRIPGTRVRWPWVFFIYVSRPRTGGRSHISFSRFSWAIAELYDTFAVFAFDKLSGILESQGSFYNSTVEVYEKNIPKADSPFAVKHGKRDWLDFLTDKKTQQTDTADPACCGGLCPADVAA is encoded by the coding sequence ATGTCTGTCGAATTATTGTGGTCTTATACTGGTGGTGGTAAGTCTATGTATGCAATGACTCGTGCTCAAGAGCACCTCTTTGAAGGTGGCATTGTCGGTTTGAACTTTCATCTTGAGGAGGACTGGGCCTTTATCATGGCTTTGAGTCATCCCGATGTCGTAAAGGGTACTCTCGATTATGAAGATTGCGTTAAAAGTCTCCTTGATCGTTGCTTTTATATTGGCCAGGTTCATACCTGCTATGAGTTGGCCGAAAAATATAAGGATCGCTGTATAGGTTATGCTGCTAAGCGATTTGAGCGCAAAATCCTCATTGTTATTGATGAGGCCGGCTTGTATCTCAATACCCGCGATTATCGTAAGAATTTTCCTTGGGTAGAGTTTTTTACGCAACACAGAAAGCTCCGTCTTGATATCATACTTATTGCCCACCATATCCGTTTTATTGATAACCAGGCTCAGCACCTTATTTCTTACAGTACCCGCGTGGTCAACTTGCATGAAGAGCTCAGGATACCTGGTACCCGTGTGCGCTGGCCATGGGTCTTTTTTATTTATGTTTCCCGTCCTCGTACTGGTGGCCGTTCCCACATCTCTTTTTCCCGCTTCTCTTGGGCTATAGCTGAATTGTATGACACCTTTGCCGTTTTTGCTTTTGATAAGCTTTCCGGTATTCTTGAGTCCCAGGGTTCTTTTTATAATTCAACCGTTGAAGTTTACGAAAAGAACATACCTAAGGCAGATTCACCTTTTGCGGTAAAGCATGGGAAGAGGGACTGGCTTGATTTTCTCACTGATAAAAAGACGCAGCAGACGGACACAGCCGACCCAGCTTGCTGTGGTGGGTTGTGTCCGGCTGATGTGGCTGCTTAA
- a CDS encoding tyrosine-type recombinase/integrase, whose protein sequence is MPYYNKQREAWMGQVVFNGKRLRSQHETEEQALLWEEKKLKEMGLESDRQTATVSLFELATKYLDYAESKFTRKTYNEKKLAFRMLLKAVDPYMDADLLHKGEVLVHLAQQAKQRSGYSANKDRKNLVAAWNWACEYIPGFYYPNPFLVEQFPEERSTRYVPPEEDFWKVYKVAESEQDKLMLLCYLHLAARKSEIFMLRKEDVDLERQRVRLATRKRKDGSQHYDWLPMTDRLFRKFYQFLPTVTGEYVFINPATALPYAARQKWVPRLCQKAGVKEFGLHGIRHLSASILVTNKVSLLDVQTILRHKNLTTTQRYVHRLEDVRPAVKVFK, encoded by the coding sequence ATGCCTTATTACAACAAGCAGAGAGAAGCGTGGATGGGGCAAGTGGTGTTCAACGGAAAACGCCTCAGAAGTCAACACGAAACAGAAGAGCAAGCGCTTCTCTGGGAAGAGAAGAAGCTGAAGGAAATGGGCCTGGAGAGCGACCGGCAGACAGCCACGGTCTCCTTGTTTGAGCTGGCCACAAAGTATCTGGACTACGCGGAATCCAAGTTTACCCGCAAGACCTATAATGAGAAAAAGCTGGCCTTCCGCATGCTGCTGAAAGCTGTTGACCCGTATATGGATGCGGACTTGCTGCATAAAGGGGAAGTCCTGGTTCATCTTGCTCAGCAGGCAAAACAGCGCTCCGGCTACTCGGCCAACAAGGACCGCAAGAACCTTGTGGCGGCCTGGAACTGGGCCTGTGAGTACATCCCAGGTTTTTACTATCCAAACCCCTTTCTTGTCGAGCAGTTCCCTGAGGAACGCTCTACCCGTTACGTGCCCCCGGAAGAGGATTTCTGGAAGGTCTACAAGGTGGCCGAATCAGAGCAAGATAAACTCATGCTCCTCTGTTATTTGCATCTCGCGGCCAGGAAGTCAGAAATTTTTATGCTGCGAAAAGAAGATGTTGACCTGGAGCGGCAACGGGTCCGGCTGGCTACTCGGAAAAGAAAGGATGGCTCCCAGCATTACGACTGGTTGCCCATGACAGATCGGCTGTTCAGGAAGTTTTACCAGTTCCTCCCCACGGTCACCGGGGAATATGTGTTCATTAACCCGGCTACCGCCTTGCCCTATGCAGCCCGTCAAAAATGGGTGCCGCGTCTCTGTCAGAAGGCCGGGGTCAAAGAGTTCGGCTTGCATGGCATCCGCCACCTCTCGGCCTCTATCCTGGTCACAAACAAGGTCTCATTACTGGATGTTCAGACTATCCTGAGGCACAAAAATTTGACCACGACACAGCGCTATGTTCATCGCTTAGAGGACGTGCGGCCAGCGGTAAAAGTGTTTAAGTAA
- a CDS encoding TraX family protein translates to MTRKDLACLFMLIDHIGAVFFPDVVLLRIVGRLALPVFAYQVALGIRHTSDTGRYFLRLFGFALLSQPFSMLLFHTTQLNILFSFALFVLLVHLVRRERWLLFVLIFFSFPLLEKAYGLEYGLYAASLVLVFSVSLEGPDPSLGIFLFALLNLIFVFGGFLPPLQIFSLASLPLIYIDVKHVDFKLGKYFYYLFYPVHLAVLLGWCYVFAI, encoded by the coding sequence ATGACACGCAAAGACCTTGCCTGCCTTTTTATGCTGATCGACCATATCGGGGCAGTTTTCTTCCCTGATGTGGTGCTGCTCCGCATTGTGGGCAGGCTGGCCTTGCCAGTGTTCGCTTATCAGGTCGCCCTGGGCATCCGTCATACCTCAGACACAGGCCGGTATTTCCTCCGGCTGTTTGGGTTCGCCTTGCTTTCCCAGCCTTTTTCCATGCTGTTGTTCCATACAACCCAGCTTAATATTCTGTTTTCCTTCGCCCTTTTCGTCTTGCTTGTTCATCTTGTCCGTAGGGAAAGATGGTTGTTATTCGTTCTGATTTTCTTCTCCTTCCCGCTTTTGGAAAAGGCCTATGGTCTTGAATATGGCTTGTATGCTGCGTCCTTGGTTCTTGTTTTTTCTGTCTCTCTTGAAGGTCCTGATCCTTCGCTAGGTATTTTCCTCTTCGCTCTTCTGAATCTTATCTTTGTTTTTGGTGGTTTTCTTCCGCCTCTTCAGATTTTCAGTTTAGCATCTTTGCCACTTATTTATATCGATGTCAAACATGTTGATTTTAAACTAGGTAAATATTTTTATTACCTTTTTTATCCGGTTCATTTAGCCGTTTTGCTTGGGTGGTGTTATGTTTTTGCTATATAA
- the malQ gene encoding 4-alpha-glucanotransferase, whose protein sequence is MDTSAPSESLLPSVSQGNGFLSDSRASGVLLHISSLPSPFGVGDLGSGAFAFVDFLARSGQQYWQVLPLSPTNEIFANSPYMSSSAFAGNPLFISPELLSQDGLLRATDFPEQTFSEYLVDFPIVTAWKSDILHKAWKNFQLRHSSAEQDKFFAALQEKYIWLREYSLFMALKERYGQQGWWQWPEEIRHCQPEALDTAEVELLETVRYYQFEQHLFYSQWDRLHAYAQKKGIQLIGDLPIYVGLDSTDVWAHQQIFTLSSETGLPTHVAGVPPDYFSETGQLWGNPLYRWESTGAVHEELFTWWKQRLQATLSTVDLVRVDHFRGFEAYWSVPAKEKTALAGSWKTGPGIAFFEEMKKQLGDLPIIAEDLGVITPAVEKLRDDLGFPGMKILLFAFDGKSDNVYLPHNMSQNCVVYTGTHDNDTTVGWYLSGEVEERAKELARLYANCHHYVDVSHFHKQMIYLAQSSVAALCILPMQDVLGFGNDCRMNKPGTACDNWLWRCSPCFITDELASELRNTTALFGRLREKRREDKK, encoded by the coding sequence ATGGATACCTCTGCACCTTCGGAGTCCCTTTTACCTTCTGTTTCTCAAGGAAACGGTTTTCTTTCAGATAGTAGAGCCTCTGGTGTTCTTCTGCATATCTCTTCTCTGCCAAGTCCTTTTGGTGTTGGTGACCTCGGTTCGGGTGCTTTTGCTTTTGTTGATTTTCTTGCTCGGAGCGGACAGCAGTACTGGCAAGTTTTACCTCTCAGTCCAACAAATGAGATTTTTGCTAACTCCCCCTATATGAGTAGTTCTGCTTTTGCGGGCAACCCGCTGTTCATCAGCCCGGAGCTCCTCAGTCAGGACGGCCTGCTACGCGCTACAGATTTCCCGGAACAGACTTTTTCTGAGTATCTTGTTGATTTTCCAATAGTCACAGCCTGGAAGAGTGACATATTGCATAAAGCCTGGAAAAATTTTCAATTACGTCATTCGTCAGCAGAGCAGGATAAATTTTTCGCAGCATTGCAGGAAAAGTATATTTGGCTGAGGGAGTATAGCCTCTTTATGGCTTTGAAAGAACGCTATGGGCAGCAAGGTTGGTGGCAATGGCCGGAAGAAATTCGTCACTGCCAACCTGAGGCCCTTGATACGGCTGAGGTGGAGCTACTGGAAACAGTACGGTATTATCAGTTTGAGCAGCACCTCTTCTATAGTCAATGGGATCGCTTGCATGCTTATGCTCAGAAAAAAGGGATTCAGCTTATAGGTGACCTTCCTATATATGTAGGACTCGACTCCACAGATGTCTGGGCGCATCAGCAGATTTTCACCCTCTCGTCAGAGACGGGATTGCCGACCCATGTTGCGGGCGTACCTCCAGATTATTTCAGTGAGACCGGCCAGCTCTGGGGAAATCCTCTCTATCGTTGGGAGAGCACCGGAGCGGTGCATGAAGAGCTCTTTACCTGGTGGAAGCAGCGTTTGCAAGCGACCCTTTCCACGGTAGATTTGGTTCGTGTTGATCACTTCCGTGGTTTTGAGGCATACTGGTCTGTTCCCGCTAAAGAGAAAACAGCCTTGGCTGGCTCCTGGAAAACCGGCCCTGGAATTGCTTTTTTTGAGGAGATGAAAAAACAGCTGGGGGATCTGCCAATTATTGCTGAGGATCTTGGTGTTATTACTCCGGCTGTGGAAAAACTACGCGACGATTTGGGATTTCCCGGTATGAAAATCCTGCTCTTCGCCTTTGATGGAAAGTCTGACAATGTTTATTTGCCTCATAATATGAGCCAAAATTGTGTGGTGTACACCGGCACCCATGATAACGATACAACAGTGGGTTGGTATCTGAGTGGGGAGGTGGAGGAACGAGCCAAGGAATTGGCCAGACTCTACGCAAATTGCCATCATTATGTTGATGTCTCTCATTTTCATAAGCAGATGATCTACTTGGCTCAGTCCTCGGTTGCTGCGCTTTGTATTCTGCCTATGCAGGATGTGTTGGGTTTTGGCAATGATTGTCGGATGAATAAGCCAGGAACAGCTTGTGATAATTGGTTATGGCGCTGCTCACCCTGTTTCATAACGGATGAATTAGCTTCGGAGCTAAGGAATACTACGGCGCTGTTTGGCAGGCTGCGAGAAAAAAGAAGAGAAGATAAAAAATAA